One Nicotiana sylvestris chromosome 12, ASM39365v2, whole genome shotgun sequence genomic window carries:
- the LOC104233826 gene encoding uncharacterized protein has translation MSKIPIMLKSNGNWDNYGRFRDFEVDAIVVDDNANYGILSSTIAEQLSIDTSDKIIEIKYIVNENCPPMEIRNDMGVRAYMETKKENKNLGSYPLCISVRDFNMELAINNESTSAGSSGSLNLLEFPSSPAIEEYQSEIITESSQTYIEEGQVYQDKQKVAAAMKNYSVMHKFQFRVKRSSHRSYWLICVAESCKWHFKATSINDSAMFKIRSFSRQHTCCLMDETFIQRKRTAAVLGSMVVPKYCDPKTVYTPKDIQTDMLSEHGLNLSYMQAWRAKEKALQFLRGNPCDSYNKLPKYFYILEKNYPGSVVKLKKAADDCFLYAFVALCTSINGWQHCRPVVVVDGTFLKSAYRGIMLTASTMDAAGTIFPLAYAVVDSENDASWKWFFEQFKEAYGERPSMCVVSDRHESILKATSVVYPGLAHYSCMWHIWTNIRSKFKKGHLQLHELYFATARSYTMDEFNERMLKIEEVDLRVKSYLYDIGYHRWSRVHATVNRTFTMTSNIAESLNAVTKDARELPIFDLFEYMRTLLERWTKEKLSKAKGTFTYLGHKYNKELEDNSTLSQKLRVRASTDHIHTVLDGVKRYIVCLENKKCSCGQFQLDELPCAHALAALRHRNETYENYCSPYYTRKSLLLTYEMPVNPLPDEGKWEVPQHILDEVVKPPAGDKRQPGRPHKERYKTFDEIKSKKYKVSCGNCGGEGHNKRTCKNAPKKK, from the exons CTACAATTGCAGAACAATTATCGATTGATACATCGgataaaattatagaaatcaaatacattgtgaaCGAGAATTGTCCTCCAATGGAGATTAGGAATGATATGGGGGTTCGTGCTTACATGGAAaccaaaaaggagaataaaaacttaggttcgtatcctttatgtataagcgtaagagatttcaatatggaattggcaATCAACAATGAAAGCACCAGTGCAG GTTCGTCTGGATCCCTAAACTTACTTGAATTTCCATCCTCACCAGCTATAGaggaatatcaaagtgaaataataactgaatCTTCGCAAACATATATTGAAGAAGGACAAGTTTACCAGGACAAGCAAAAAGTAGCTGCTGCAATGAAGAATTATTCAGTGATGCACAAGTTCCAGTTCAGAGTAAAAAGATCCAGTCATAGAAG CTACTGGCTTATATGTGTTGCTGAAAGCTGTAAATGGCATTTCAAGGCAACGTCAATTAATGATTCGGCAATGTTCAAGATAAGAAGTTTCAGCCGTCAACACACATGCTGCCTAATGGACGAAACATTCATACAGCGCAAACGTACTGCAGCAGTACTTGGTAGCATGGTCGTTCCAAAGTATTGTGATCCTAAGACTGTTTACACACCAAAGGACATACAAACTGACATGTTATCCGAACATGGACTGAAcctaagctacatgcaagcatggagagcaaaggaaaaagctttacagtttttgagagggaatccgtgtgactcctacaacaaattacccaaatatttttatattcttgagaagaattatcctggtTCTGTTGTTAAATTGAAGAAGGCAGCAGATGATTGCTTCTTATacgcatttgttgctctttgtacaTCAATAAATGGTTGGCAACATTGTAGGCCGGTAGTAGTGGTTGATGGGACATTCTTAAAGTCAGCCTACAGGGGGATTATGCTGACAGCAAGCACCATGGATGCAGCAG GTACTATTTTTCCCTTGGCATATGCTGTGGTTGATTCTGAAAACGACGCGTCTTGGAagtggttctttgagcaattcaaggaGGCATATGGTGAAAGACCTTCAATGTGTGTTGTTTCAGATAGGCATGAGAGTATACTGAAGGCAACATCAGTTGTCTATCCGGGATTGGCACACTACTCTTGCATGTGGCATATATGGACAAATAtaaggtcaaaattcaagaagggacatctacaattacatgaattgtactttgctacagcacggtcatacactatggatgaatttaatgaaaggatgttGAAGATTGAAGAGGTAGACCTGCGTGTAAAGTCTTACCTATAtgatattggctatcatagatggtCAAGAGTACATGCAACGGTGAATAGAACTTTTACTATGACGTCAAACATTGCCGAGTCGTTGAATGCTGTAACAAAAGATGCAAGAGAGCTTCCAATATTTGATCTATTTGAGTATATGAGGACTCTTCTTGAACGTTGGACAAAAGAAAAGTTATCGAAGGCAAAGGGTACTTTCACATACCTTGGTCACAAATACAACAAAGAATTGGAAGACAACAGTACATTATCTCAGAAACTAAgg gtgagggcttcaacagatcatatacatactgtgttagatggtgtgaagcggtacattgtgtgtctagaaaacaagaaatgtagctgtggacaattccaacttgatgaacttCCATGTGCGCATGCTTTGGCAGCATTAAGGCATAGGAATGAAACATACGAAAACTATTGCTCTCCGTATTACACAAGGAAGAGCCTTCTGCTTACCTATGAAATGCCAGTAAATCCTCTTCCTGATGAAGGCAAATGGGAAGTGCCACAACATATTTTGGATGAGGTAGTAAAGCCACCGGCGGGAGATAAAAGGCAGCCAGGGAGACCTCACAAGGAAAGATATAAAACATTTGATGAAATAAAGTCAAAGAAATACAAGGTGTCATGTGGTAATTGTGGAggtgaagggcataacaaaagaaCTTGCAAGAATGCGCCGAAAAAGAAATGA